A section of the Dehalobacter sp. DCM genome encodes:
- a CDS encoding DUF3788 domain-containing protein, producing MNWSELFNADHQPSYEDIKEFIGQGEPFWSELLSYLDIKYQVQPKMAYSKCSAQPGWNVKYQKSSKSLCTLYPMEGYYIALVVIGAKEEEEAEMALGTFTPYVQNLYRKTSFSCGGRWLMIEVRDKSVLDDIKNLIAIRVKPKKQRR from the coding sequence ATGAACTGGAGTGAGTTATTTAACGCCGATCACCAGCCATCTTATGAAGATATAAAAGAATTTATTGGCCAAGGGGAGCCATTTTGGTCTGAACTACTTTCATATCTTGATATCAAATATCAAGTTCAACCCAAAATGGCCTATAGTAAATGTTCAGCGCAGCCGGGATGGAATGTAAAATATCAAAAGAGTAGTAAGTCATTATGTACGCTATATCCAATGGAAGGATATTATATTGCCTTAGTCGTGATAGGGGCCAAAGAGGAAGAAGAGGCAGAAATGGCTTTAGGAACATTTACTCCATATGTTCAAAACCTATACAGGAAAACATCTTTTTCCTGTGGTGGACGTTGGTTAATGATAGAGGTAAGAGACAAGTCAGTACTCGATGATATTAAGAATTTAATTGCAATAAGGGTAAAGCCTAAAAAGCAGCGTCGTTAG
- a CDS encoding 4Fe-4S double cluster binding domain-containing protein, translated as MGISKEINNQLIAKGASKIGFADLSCLPREQTNGFNYGIIIGVSLKPEVVLGISDGPTLEYYEEYKRINRLLNELDEYTAEILRNKGFSAYPKTQSNVEIDEKTRRTQLPHKTVATRAGMGWIGKCALLITEEFGSAIRISSVLTDAILDIGIPIEESKCGDCLECKTSCPASAVTGENWNINKDRDAFYNAFDCRKTALEKSSKIGLNETICGLCILKCPWTQKYLRGRRPVVL; from the coding sequence ATGGGTATAAGCAAAGAAATAAACAATCAGTTAATTGCTAAAGGTGCCTCAAAAATTGGATTTGCGGATTTATCATGTTTACCAAGAGAGCAAACAAATGGATTTAATTACGGAATTATCATTGGGGTATCGTTAAAGCCGGAAGTAGTATTAGGTATTAGCGATGGGCCTACTTTAGAATATTATGAAGAATACAAAAGGATAAACAGATTATTGAATGAACTTGATGAATATACTGCTGAGATTCTCAGAAACAAAGGTTTTTCAGCATACCCTAAGACACAAAGCAATGTTGAAATAGATGAAAAGACAAGAAGAACACAATTACCCCATAAAACGGTAGCAACTAGAGCCGGAATGGGTTGGATAGGAAAGTGTGCATTATTAATAACAGAAGAATTTGGCTCAGCGATTAGAATTTCAAGCGTCTTAACAGATGCAATCTTGGATATAGGAATACCGATAGAAGAATCAAAGTGTGGTGATTGCCTGGAGTGTAAGACGTCATGTCCAGCAAGTGCAGTTACCGGTGAAAATTGGAATATAAATAAAGATAGAGATGCGTTTTACAATGCATTTGATTGTAGAAAGACAGCACTAGAGAAAAGTTCAAAGATAGGCCTCAATGAAACCATATGCGGATTGTGTATCCTGAAATGTCCTTGGACGCAGAAATATTTAAGGGGCCGACGTCCTGTCGTCCTCTGA
- the istB gene encoding IS21-like element helper ATPase IstB, whose product MLNNPTVEKLKSLKLKVMAEMFSDPNVHLRELSFEDRLGLMVEREWLSKKNARIGRLLRQATLGMDACIEDIDYTVDRTIDKKTIQTLATCAFIEQKLNVVISGKTGSGKSYIACAIGNSACRQGYPAKYFRMPELLLEIQEAKQENRYSRYMSSLQNIKLLILDDIGLKAYSLEESRDILEIAESRYNKGSMVLSGQVSHTLWYDLFPDPTIADAIMDRVIHNAYILPLDSKISMREVTAKKMIKDLSS is encoded by the coding sequence ATGCTTAACAATCCTACCGTAGAGAAACTGAAAAGTTTAAAGCTTAAAGTCATGGCCGAAATGTTCAGTGATCCGAATGTTCATTTGAGAGAACTTTCCTTCGAAGATCGTCTGGGACTCATGGTAGAAAGAGAGTGGCTGTCTAAGAAAAATGCCCGGATCGGGAGGCTTTTACGCCAGGCAACGCTTGGCATGGATGCCTGCATTGAAGATATTGACTACACCGTCGATCGAACCATTGACAAAAAGACTATCCAGACACTGGCGACGTGCGCTTTTATTGAGCAGAAACTCAACGTTGTTATTTCAGGCAAAACGGGAAGCGGTAAATCGTATATCGCCTGCGCCATAGGGAATAGTGCCTGTAGGCAGGGTTATCCCGCTAAATATTTCCGAATGCCTGAATTACTTTTAGAAATTCAGGAAGCAAAACAGGAAAACCGGTATAGCCGGTATATGTCGAGTCTTCAGAACATCAAGCTCTTGATCCTCGACGACATTGGTCTGAAAGCTTACTCGCTTGAAGAAAGTCGAGACATCCTGGAAATCGCTGAAAGCCGTTACAACAAAGGTTCTATGGTGCTATCCGGACAGGTTTCCCATACGCTATGGTATGATCTGTTCCCGGACCCAACAATTGCTGACGCCATTATGGACCGTGTGATCCATAATGCGTACATCCTGCCTCTGGATTCCAAAATATCCATGAGAGAAGTGACTGCCAAAAAGATGATCAAGGATCTGTCGTCTTAG
- the istA gene encoding IS21 family transposase yields the protein MLKVKEILRLKHEVGLSLREIGKSCDCGKSTVSEVLERAENAGVTWPVTLTDKQLLSLLYPPITSKHTMPEPDMEYVFYEMKRRSVTLMLLWEEYKHKHPDGIMYTQFCDRYRKFKKANQLTMHIEHKAGEEMQVDWAGQTMAYVDPETGEIKTVYLFVAVLPASAYPFVYAYGDMKLPSWIDAHVRAYEYYGGVPKVTIPDNTKTAVTTPDRFDPVLNKSYNEMARFYRTTIIPARAAKPKDKAADENMVGNVSRKIIAALRNRQFFSLYELNQAIKEELVKFIVRPFQKMDGNRLSAFEKIDKPCLQSLPAGKYEFAEWKETKIQFNYHVDYEGFFYSVPYTYVGQKCSIRATSKTIEIYVSGERIAVFSRNNNHYKRYMTLPDHMPEGHKAVSGWSSERFLSWAKTIGPNTLELIKHVLESREYPVQTYRACMGIMRLSKSYPSESMEKASEEALAKRTYTFKYFNIILKQVTAKALKAEECKIIAHANVRGSRSYAGGGIHA from the coding sequence GTGCTGAAAGTCAAAGAAATCTTAAGATTAAAACATGAAGTCGGTCTATCCTTGAGAGAAATCGGGAAATCCTGCGATTGCGGCAAATCCACCGTATCTGAAGTACTTGAAAGAGCAGAAAATGCCGGAGTCACATGGCCCGTAACCCTTACGGACAAGCAATTGCTGTCACTACTTTATCCGCCGATAACCAGTAAACATACAATGCCCGAACCGGATATGGAATACGTTTTCTATGAGATGAAGCGAAGAAGTGTCACCCTGATGCTTCTCTGGGAAGAATATAAACATAAGCATCCCGACGGCATCATGTACACGCAGTTTTGCGACCGTTACCGGAAATTCAAGAAGGCCAATCAGCTCACCATGCATATCGAACACAAAGCGGGCGAAGAAATGCAGGTCGACTGGGCCGGCCAAACCATGGCTTATGTGGATCCGGAAACCGGGGAAATCAAGACCGTTTACCTTTTCGTAGCGGTGCTCCCGGCTAGTGCTTACCCCTTTGTTTATGCCTACGGCGACATGAAGCTGCCGAGTTGGATCGACGCCCATGTCAGAGCGTATGAATACTATGGCGGGGTCCCGAAAGTAACGATCCCGGATAATACAAAGACCGCCGTCACGACACCTGACCGGTTCGATCCGGTGCTCAACAAGAGTTACAACGAAATGGCCCGGTTTTACAGAACAACGATCATACCTGCCAGGGCAGCCAAGCCAAAGGACAAAGCAGCGGATGAGAATATGGTTGGCAATGTCTCCAGAAAGATCATCGCGGCTTTAAGAAATAGGCAATTTTTCAGTCTGTATGAGCTCAACCAGGCGATAAAAGAAGAACTGGTCAAGTTCATCGTGCGGCCTTTTCAAAAGATGGATGGCAACCGTCTTAGTGCCTTTGAGAAGATCGACAAACCTTGTTTGCAGTCATTGCCTGCAGGAAAATATGAATTTGCCGAGTGGAAAGAGACCAAAATCCAGTTTAATTACCATGTGGATTATGAGGGATTCTTCTACAGCGTCCCCTACACCTATGTTGGGCAGAAATGCTCCATCCGGGCCACCTCCAAAACCATTGAGATTTATGTGAGCGGCGAACGAATCGCCGTCTTCTCAAGGAACAACAACCACTACAAACGCTATATGACACTGCCGGATCATATGCCGGAGGGACATAAAGCCGTCTCGGGCTGGAGTTCAGAGCGTTTTCTGTCCTGGGCCAAAACAATCGGTCCGAACACTCTGGAACTCATTAAACACGTCCTTGAAAGCCGGGAATATCCAGTGCAAACCTACCGAGCTTGTATGGGTATCATGAGACTGAGTAAAAGCTATCCATCTGAGTCTATGGAAAAAGCCAGTGAAGAAGCACTTGCTAAAAGGACTTACACTTTCAAGTACTTCAACATCATCCTGAAACAGGTAACCGCAAAAGCTCTAAAGGCAGAAGAATGCAAGATCATTGCGCATGCTAACGTCCGTGGAAGCCGTTCCTATGCGGGAGGTGGCATCCATGCTTAA
- a CDS encoding KTSC domain-containing protein — MNDVEMIFVSSSNIESVGYDEENQIVYIRFLAGTFYCYKGVPKHEFEGLLNSPSVGSYLHRNFKNFYPYERLA, encoded by the coding sequence ATGAACGATGTTGAAATGATTTTTGTGAGTTCTTCTAATATTGAAAGCGTAGGTTATGATGAGGAAAACCAGATTGTTTATATTCGATTCCTTGCAGGAACATTTTATTGTTATAAAGGTGTTCCTAAGCATGAATTTGAAGGGTTATTAAATTCACCTTCAGTAGGTTCATACTTACATCGAAATTTTAAAAATTTCTATCCTTATGAAAGATTAGCATAA
- a CDS encoding ATP-binding protein: MNDIQTKIGEIVSVSGNIITVQLSDNMKSNMPVIEGIVYRIGQIGSFLKVPLGYANLYGLVTQIGAAAIPDKIRETITEEDYTKLDNRQWLNMVLVGEQIGNKFARGVSQSPTTGDEVHLVTIKDLDVIYGGYDENNSITIGNISISESLNARIDLNKLVARHFAVLGSTGSGKSNSVGVILNAIANKSYKSSRILVIDPHGEYNSVLKEKSNVYKIRADTENELHIPFWALPFNELISIFSGNLSDQNRDYVRTKVVEAKLKSVEKNAINIQKELVTADSPIPFSIKQLWFELDDFERQTFQERANPEKMTTKIVEGNADSLISNEYQPASAGGGAPFLNNQAKGILSFLDSIRLKLKDSTYNFLFQPGNFAPNLEGKVNKDLSDLLFDWLGGKKPITILDLSGIPSEIMVSISGTLLKIIYDALFWGQNLHVGGKEQPLLIILEEAHNYLQAGEKSISSRTVQTIAKEGRKYGVGLGLVTQRPSELDETVLSQCGTIIALRMNNSKDRGHIRAAIQDELQTMIDLLPSLRTGEGIISGEGVRIPSRIQFYKLSNSPKSSDPKVSEKWMEEKEIKLDDYKQLITLWRNQKLKEDAK, encoded by the coding sequence ATGAATGATATACAGACCAAAATTGGGGAGATTGTTAGTGTAAGTGGGAATATAATTACAGTTCAATTATCAGATAATATGAAATCAAATATGCCTGTTATTGAAGGGATCGTATATCGTATCGGACAAATAGGATCATTTTTAAAAGTTCCGCTTGGATATGCAAATCTATATGGATTAGTAACACAAATCGGGGCTGCAGCTATTCCTGATAAAATCCGGGAAACAATCACTGAGGAGGATTATACTAAATTAGATAATAGACAATGGCTTAATATGGTTTTAGTTGGTGAACAAATTGGTAATAAGTTTGCTCGAGGGGTTTCCCAATCTCCTACAACAGGAGATGAAGTTCATTTAGTTACAATAAAGGACTTAGACGTAATTTACGGGGGGTATGATGAAAATAATTCTATTACTATCGGAAATATTAGTATCTCTGAAAGCTTAAATGCTAGAATTGATCTAAATAAATTGGTTGCTCGTCACTTTGCCGTACTCGGTTCAACAGGAAGTGGAAAATCAAACTCTGTCGGAGTAATATTAAATGCAATCGCTAACAAAAGTTATAAAAGTTCTAGGATTCTCGTTATTGATCCACACGGAGAATACAATAGCGTTTTAAAAGAAAAAAGTAATGTCTACAAGATAAGAGCTGATACTGAAAATGAGTTGCACATTCCTTTTTGGGCATTACCTTTTAATGAACTAATAAGTATCTTTTCTGGCAACCTATCTGATCAAAATCGAGACTATGTAAGAACAAAAGTGGTTGAAGCTAAATTAAAATCAGTCGAGAAGAATGCAATAAATATTCAAAAGGAGCTTGTTACTGCAGATTCTCCAATCCCATTTAGTATTAAGCAATTATGGTTTGAATTAGATGATTTTGAGAGACAAACTTTTCAAGAGAGAGCTAACCCTGAAAAAATGACTACAAAAATAGTCGAAGGCAACGCAGATAGCTTGATTTCAAATGAATATCAACCTGCAAGTGCAGGAGGAGGTGCCCCTTTTTTAAATAATCAAGCTAAAGGAATATTGAGCTTTCTTGATAGTATTAGATTGAAATTGAAAGATTCAACATATAACTTCCTATTTCAACCAGGTAACTTTGCCCCAAATTTAGAAGGTAAAGTTAATAAAGATTTGAGTGACTTATTATTTGATTGGCTTGGTGGTAAAAAGCCAATAACTATTTTGGATTTATCGGGAATACCGAGCGAAATCATGGTCTCAATTTCCGGAACATTATTGAAAATAATTTATGATGCATTGTTCTGGGGGCAAAATCTTCATGTCGGAGGAAAAGAACAACCCTTACTTATCATACTAGAAGAAGCTCATAATTATCTTCAAGCTGGAGAAAAGTCAATATCATCAAGGACTGTACAAACAATTGCTAAAGAAGGTAGAAAGTATGGCGTAGGATTAGGCTTAGTTACACAAAGGCCTTCGGAACTGGATGAAACGGTATTAAGTCAATGCGGTACAATAATTGCATTACGTATGAATAATTCAAAAGACAGAGGACACATTCGTGCAGCAATTCAGGATGAACTACAAACGATGATAGATTTGTTACCTAGTTTACGAACCGGAGAAGGAATTATATCTGGTGAAGGGGTCAGAATCCCTTCAAGGATTCAGTTTTATAAACTTTCCAACTCACCAAAAAGTTCAGACCCGAAAGTATCGGAAAAATGGATGGAGGAAAAAGAAATAAAATTAGATGATTATAAACAATTAATAACTCTTTGGAGAAATCAAAAATTAAAGGAGGATGCGAAATGA
- a CDS encoding SIR2 family protein → MNELTHDPSEYVRGLQQLLISDKKKIAFLFGAGTSLAKKNRNSLFIPAIGKMTEMIEFELNKTEIFRSAIKEIKQEIGEDKFNIETFLSNIEEKKHIIGNGILNGLKVEELDSLIVETKNQIRKIVCVHEEILAKKSLDDLIHVDFAEWIGRADRKYGVEVFTTNYDYFLELGMEEKSIPYFDGFSGSYKPFFYPESIDDLSYLSKQTKLWKLHGSLGWHLDISIDKNIERVWRKDSDCEDILIYPSTLKYADSKKQPYIALMDRLTNFLKQPDSILIICGYSFGDLHVNERILTALRSNTSAHVYVLYFDILWKDGKKDGYALSEDSSLVKLCKGNGKLSVFGCRSAVIGCQYGKWRLKREPDKEDTINVNLYFDEDGPLDPDEPKNEVKKGEEKWTGEGELILPDFAKFVAFLQSMILQYKPNGGQNV, encoded by the coding sequence ATGAATGAATTAACTCATGATCCATCGGAGTATGTTAGAGGATTGCAACAATTATTGATATCAGATAAGAAGAAAATTGCATTTTTATTTGGGGCAGGGACTTCTTTAGCTAAGAAGAATAGAAATTCTTTGTTTATCCCGGCAATTGGTAAAATGACAGAGATGATTGAATTTGAGCTAAATAAAACCGAAATATTTAGGTCTGCAATAAAGGAAATAAAACAAGAAATTGGAGAAGATAAATTTAACATTGAAACATTTTTATCAAATATTGAAGAAAAGAAACATATTATTGGAAATGGAATACTAAATGGGCTTAAAGTTGAGGAGCTAGATTCACTAATAGTTGAAACCAAAAATCAAATAAGAAAAATAGTATGTGTACATGAGGAAATATTGGCTAAAAAGAGCCTTGATGATCTGATACATGTTGATTTCGCTGAGTGGATAGGTCGTGCAGATAGGAAGTACGGAGTAGAAGTTTTTACAACCAATTATGACTATTTTTTAGAATTGGGAATGGAAGAAAAGTCTATACCTTATTTTGATGGGTTTTCTGGGAGCTACAAACCTTTTTTCTATCCAGAATCTATTGATGATTTATCTTACTTATCAAAACAGACAAAGCTTTGGAAATTGCATGGTTCATTAGGCTGGCATTTGGATATTAGTATTGACAAAAATATTGAAAGGGTTTGGCGAAAGGATTCTGATTGTGAAGACATTTTAATTTATCCTTCTACTCTAAAATATGCTGATTCGAAAAAACAGCCGTATATAGCTTTAATGGATAGATTGACGAATTTTCTAAAGCAACCAGATTCGATCCTTATAATTTGTGGCTATTCGTTTGGAGATTTACATGTAAATGAAAGAATTTTAACAGCACTAAGATCTAATACATCTGCTCATGTTTATGTGTTATATTTTGACATCCTTTGGAAGGATGGAAAAAAGGATGGATATGCTTTATCTGAAGATTCCAGTTTAGTAAAACTGTGTAAAGGAAATGGAAAACTATCTGTTTTTGGCTGTCGAAGCGCAGTAATAGGATGTCAATATGGAAAATGGAGATTAAAGAGAGAACCGGATAAAGAAGATACAATAAACGTTAATCTTTATTTCGATGAAGATGGTCCCTTAGATCCTGATGAACCTAAAAATGAGGTCAAAAAAGGCGAGGAGAAATGGACTGGTGAGGGGGAACTTATACTACCTGACTTTGCGAAATTTGTAGCATTTCTACAGTCAATGATCTTACAATATAAACCAAATGGAGGTCAAAACGTATGA
- a CDS encoding nucleotidyltransferase domain-containing protein: MQTSVTLGTLWEIAEKGLIFMHDRILAELNNIEKQYHVRILYACESGSRAWGFPSKDSDYDVRFIYIHPAEWYLSVFDKRDVIEVPINDALDINGWDIRKALQLVRKSNPSMIEWFQSPIVYKQTTSVPEKIRSIITSNFSPKACLYHYLSMAKTNYREYLQGDLVRTKKYFYVLRPILACMWIEQYENIPPIEFGRLFDTLLSKSDLSREIEELLKRKIAGEEFDSEPRISVINEFIDLKIDHFESYISSLRSGVPREEQIFNTVFREALNEVWG; encoded by the coding sequence ATGCAGACTTCGGTAACACTCGGGACGTTATGGGAAATTGCTGAGAAAGGATTAATTTTTATGCATGATAGAATTCTAGCTGAATTAAATAATATTGAGAAACAATATCACGTCCGTATTTTATACGCATGTGAATCCGGAAGTCGAGCATGGGGATTTCCTTCAAAGGACAGCGATTATGATGTGCGATTTATTTATATACATCCGGCTGAATGGTATCTGTCGGTTTTTGATAAAAGAGATGTAATTGAGGTACCTATCAATGATGCATTAGATATCAATGGCTGGGATATTCGTAAGGCCTTACAATTGGTGCGCAAATCCAATCCATCTATGATTGAATGGTTCCAATCTCCTATAGTATATAAACAAACAACATCGGTGCCGGAAAAGATCAGATCCATAATTACTTCTAACTTTTCGCCAAAGGCTTGCTTATATCATTATCTGAGTATGGCAAAAACAAATTATCGTGAATACCTTCAAGGAGATTTGGTCAGAACAAAGAAATACTTTTATGTATTAAGGCCGATTTTGGCTTGCATGTGGATTGAACAGTATGAGAATATTCCACCGATAGAATTTGGAAGATTGTTTGATACTCTGTTATCTAAAAGTGATTTAAGCAGAGAGATCGAAGAATTACTGAAAAGAAAGATAGCAGGTGAGGAATTTGATTCTGAGCCACGCATTAGTGTAATAAATGAATTTATCGATTTGAAGATAGATCATTTCGAAAGCTACATATCGTCGTTAAGGAGCGGAGTTCCTAGAGAAGAACAAATCTTTAATACGGTTTTTAGGGAAGCATTAAATGAAGTCTGGGGTTAA
- a CDS encoding pyridoxamine 5'-phosphate oxidase family protein: MMRDTEKTIGNLIDKVSVSIISSVDNDGFPNSKAMLPPRKREGIKYIYLTTNTSSMRVKQYLDNPKACVYFYDKRFFRGIMLKGTMEVLEDSESKEMIWRDGDELYYPGGVTDPDYCVLKFTAQSGRYYSNFKSEDLIIE; encoded by the coding sequence ATGATGAGGGATACGGAAAAAACAATAGGTAATCTGATTGACAAAGTGAGCGTTTCAATTATTAGTTCAGTTGATAATGATGGATTTCCTAATTCGAAAGCAATGTTACCGCCAAGGAAGAGAGAAGGAATTAAGTACATATACTTAACAACCAATACATCGTCAATGAGGGTAAAACAATATTTGGATAATCCAAAGGCCTGTGTTTATTTTTATGATAAGAGATTTTTCAGAGGAATAATGCTTAAAGGGACAATGGAAGTATTGGAGGACAGTGAATCAAAAGAGATGATATGGCGTGATGGAGACGAATTATACTATCCCGGAGGAGTTACCGATCCGGATTATTGTGTATTAAAGTTTACTGCGCAAAGTGGAAGGTACTATAGTAATTTTAAATCCGAAGATTTAATTATTGAGTAG
- a CDS encoding helix-hairpin-helix domain-containing protein, whose protein sequence is MKTDLRKIPGVGKETEKDLIEMGYTNIESLKGQDPQSMYDQHCSLKGCRVDRCQLYVFRCAVYFAENDIHEPEKLKWWNWKD, encoded by the coding sequence GTGAAAACAGATTTAAGAAAAATTCCTGGGGTAGGTAAGGAAACCGAAAAAGATTTAATTGAAATGGGTTATACCAATATTGAATCACTAAAAGGACAAGATCCGCAGAGCATGTACGATCAACATTGTTCTCTGAAGGGTTGCCGAGTGGATAGATGCCAATTATATGTGTTTAGATGTGCGGTATATTTTGCTGAGAATGATATACACGAACCAGAGAAACTTAAATGGTGGAATTGGAAAGATTAG
- a CDS encoding DUF3795 domain-containing protein, which yields MVESRCGIVCTECEYKEKANCLGCVNIDKPFWGEQCPVKACCENKEHLHCGECDTFPCKLLNQFAYDKEQGDDGKRIEQCRKWLSR from the coding sequence ATGGTTGAATCAAGGTGTGGGATCGTATGTACGGAATGTGAATACAAAGAAAAAGCGAATTGTTTAGGCTGTGTTAATATAGATAAACCGTTCTGGGGAGAGCAATGCCCGGTAAAAGCTTGTTGTGAAAATAAAGAGCATTTGCATTGTGGCGAATGTGATACTTTTCCTTGTAAGTTACTCAACCAATTTGCATATGACAAAGAACAAGGTGATGATGGCAAAAGGATAGAGCAATGTAGAAAATGGCTTAGTAGGTGA
- a CDS encoding GNAT family N-acetyltransferase — MEVRKAGIEDINILIKLRLDFLSTFFGTLSPDDEASIRLQLPSYFKKHINQEFLAILVEVDNKIASTAFLSISEKPASPSFITGKTGTLLNVLTYPEYKRMGFATKAVIKIIEEAKNLGVSSIDLSASADGERLYEKLGFTKQECPEMRLRL; from the coding sequence ATGGAGGTTAGAAAAGCGGGGATAGAAGATATCAATATACTTATCAAGTTAAGATTAGATTTTCTATCAACTTTTTTTGGAACATTGTCACCTGATGATGAAGCTTCAATTCGTTTACAGCTACCAAGCTATTTTAAAAAGCATATTAATCAAGAATTTCTAGCCATATTAGTTGAGGTGGATAATAAAATAGCTTCAACTGCATTTCTTTCTATATCTGAAAAACCAGCCAGTCCTTCGTTTATTACCGGTAAAACAGGAACATTACTTAATGTATTAACTTATCCTGAATATAAAAGAATGGGATTTGCTACTAAAGCAGTCATCAAAATAATTGAAGAAGCAAAAAATCTAGGAGTGTCATCAATTGATCTTTCTGCATCGGCGGATGGAGAACGATTGTACGAAAAACTAGGTTTTACAAAACAGGAGTGTCCCGAAATGAGATTACGGCTATAA
- the xerA gene encoding site-specific tyrosine recombinase/integron integrase, with protein MKMAVWVKINPINQTELLVMFDYTAERVEKIKTIKGRTWDQGKKCWILARSEDTLSSLFRVFNGDLVLDPITKAWLNSIKSKTESIMKIQGKMEERLILKGYSLKTRRSYLSHINQFLMFTPKELSAITTETIQTYLLYVLADKKRSHSYVNQVVSAIKFLLFTVLERSDINYNLPRPKKEEKLPDVLSQEEVREILITVSNIKHRAILFLIYSAGLRVSEVINLQVNDIDKDRMLIHIRQAKGKKDRYSILSQSTLNILRKYVSQYKVSEWLFKGEQEGSHISERTVQNIFKAACLKANIKKDVSVHSLRHSFATHLLEGGTDLRYIQELLGHKNSKTTEIYTHVSKKDLAKIHSPIDTMDL; from the coding sequence ATGAAAATGGCTGTCTGGGTTAAAATTAATCCAATAAATCAAACGGAGCTCTTAGTGATGTTTGACTATACGGCAGAACGTGTCGAAAAAATTAAAACAATAAAGGGACGAACATGGGATCAAGGGAAAAAATGCTGGATCTTAGCCAGGTCAGAAGACACGCTATCATCTCTTTTTCGAGTCTTTAACGGCGATTTAGTTTTGGATCCGATCACTAAAGCATGGTTGAATTCGATAAAGTCAAAAACCGAAAGTATCATGAAGATCCAAGGGAAAATGGAAGAAAGACTTATCCTAAAGGGCTATAGTCTTAAAACAAGAAGAAGCTATCTTAGCCATATCAACCAGTTTTTAATGTTTACACCGAAAGAATTGAGCGCAATAACTACTGAGACTATTCAAACATATCTCTTGTATGTACTAGCAGATAAAAAACGTTCCCACTCCTACGTTAATCAGGTAGTAAGCGCGATCAAATTTTTGTTGTTTACAGTATTAGAAAGAAGTGACATCAACTATAATTTACCTCGCCCCAAAAAGGAGGAAAAGCTTCCAGATGTATTAAGCCAGGAAGAAGTTAGAGAAATCCTCATTACGGTATCTAATATTAAACATCGTGCCATTTTATTTCTTATTTATTCAGCTGGATTAAGGGTAAGTGAAGTTATCAACCTGCAAGTGAACGATATCGATAAAGACAGAATGCTCATCCATATTAGACAAGCAAAGGGGAAAAAAGACCGTTATTCCATTCTTTCGCAATCGACGTTAAATATCTTAAGAAAATATGTGAGTCAATATAAAGTCTCAGAATGGCTCTTCAAAGGCGAGCAGGAAGGGAGCCACATATCGGAGCGGACAGTTCAGAATATCTTTAAGGCCGCATGTCTGAAAGCGAATATAAAAAAGGATGTATCGGTACATTCCTTAAGGCATTCTTTCGCGACGCACCTTCTTGAAGGTGGCACCGATTTACGATATATACAGGAACTTCTAGGCCATAAAAACTCAAAAACAACCGAAATTTATACCCACGTCAGCAAAAAAGATCTTGCCAAAATCCACAGCCCGATTGACACCATGGATTTGTAG